GGCGTCTGCACAGGCCTGCATGTCGACGTCGCCGTCGCCGATCTCGCAGAACTCGCCGTCGGCCATGTCCTTCATGTGGACGATCTCGACGCTGTCGCCGTAGCGTTCGACGATCTCGACGGGGTCGTGGCCCGCCGTCTCGATCCAGCCCACGTCGGGCTCCAGCAGGGCGTCGGTGCGGTCGGCGAACACCTCGAAGCCCGTCGTGTCGTCGAAGTCGACGAACTCGTGGTCGTGGTTGTGGTAGTGCAGGTCGAAGCCGCGGTCGAGGAGGTCCGCGGCGATGGCGTCGACGCGGTCGGCCGTCTCCAGCGTCGCCTCGCGGGACTCGAAGTGCTCGGGACCGAGCCACGGGACGACCGCGCCGTCGGCGCCGACGGTCTCGTGGAACTCGACCACTTCGGCGGGGTCCGACTCCATCTCGCCCACGTCGACGTGGGCCGCCGTCACGTCCAGACCCAGGTCGTCGAGGTGGTCGGCGAGTTCGTCGGCGGAGAGGCCGCCGAAGCCGCCGGAGAACTGCACGCCGTCGTAGCCGGCCGCCGCGCAGCGGTCGAGGATCTCGGCCATCGGCAGGTCCAGGTCGCGAACCGAGTAGAGGTTGATCGCGGTGCGTACCATGGTGGCCGATCGTCCGGGCGGGCTTTCAGTCCACGGGTCGGGGCGCGACTCTCCGGCTGCGAGCCGTCGACCCCGTCTCTTGCCGGGGCGTCGGCGAGAGCCCACCGGCGAAAGAGACGGTTCTCAGTCGTCGCCGTGGACCTGGTCGCGGATATCCTCGGGGACGGAGGGGTCGCGCAGCGTGGTGGTGTTCCCGAGTTCGTCGCCGTTGGAGATGTTCTCCAGCAGGCGGCGCATGATCTTGCCCGAGCGGGTCTTCGGGAGGTCCTCGACGAAGACGACGCGGTCGGGGCGGGCGAACTTACCGATCTCGTCCTCGACCGCCTCGATGATGCGGTCGCGGACCTCCTCGTTGCTGGCGGAGACGCCCTCGCGGACGACGACGTACACGTCGGGCACCTCGCCCTTCTCGTCGTGGTCGCGGGCGGCGACCGCGGCCTCGGCCACGTCCTGAACCTCGGAGACCGCGGATTCGAGTTCCATCGTCCCGAGGCGGTGCCCGGCGACGTTCATCACGTCGTCGAGGCGGCCCAGCACGCGGAAGTAGCCGTCGTCCTCGTGGACGGCGCCGTCGCCGGCCTTGTACACCCAGTCCTCGGGGTCGTCGCTGTCGGTGTCGGAGAAGTCCTGCCAGTACTCCTCGATGAACCGCTCGTCGTTGCCGTAGACGGTCTGGAGCATCCCCGGCCAGGGCTTCTCGATGACGAGGTTCCCCGCCTTGCCGGTGGCGGGTTCCATGGGTTCGCCGCCGTCGTCGTACAGAGCCGGCTGGATCCCCGGCGCCGGCAGACCGGCCGACCCGGGCTTCATGTCCTTGAGCGCGGGGAGGTTCGTGATGAGGTGGCCGCCGGTCTCGGTCTGCCACCACGTGTCGACGATGACGGCGTCCTCGTCGCCGATGTGCTTGTAGTACCACAGCCACGCCTCGGGCTGGATTGGTTCCCCGACGGTGGTCATGTGGCGGAAGTCGAAGTCGTACTCGTCGACGTGCTCGGCGCCCCACTTCATGAACATGCGGACGGCGGTCGGGGAGGTGTGGAAGATGTCCACGTCGTAGCGCTCGGCGATCTCCCAGATGCGGCCCTTGTGTGGGTGGTCGGGCGTGTCCTCGTACATCACCGACGTGGTCCCGAGCGCGAGCGGGCCGTAGACGATGTAGGAGTGGCCGGTGATCCACCCGATGTCGGCGGCACACCAGTAGGTGTCCTCGGGCTCGATGTCGAGGACGTACTTGCTGGTGGCGGTGACGTAGGACATGTAGCCGCCGGTGCGGTGCTGGCAGCCCTTGGGCTGGCCGGTCGTCCCGGAGGTGTACATGAGGAACAGGGGGTCCTCGGCGTCGCGGGAGACGGGGTCGACGCGGGCGCGCTCGTTGTCGGCCAGCAGGTCGTCCGCGAGGACGTAGGGGTCGTCGCCGTCGATCTCGACGTCCTCGTGGAGTTCGTCGTGGCGGGTCCAGAGGACGACGCTGTCCACGTCGGACTCGGCGAGTTCGAGCGCCTCGTCGCATTTTTCCTTGTGGTTGAGGAACTCGCCGCGGCGGTAGTAGCCGTCGCAGGTGACGACCACGTCGGAGTCGGCGTCGTCGATGCGGTCGGCCAGCGCCTGGGCGGAGAAGCCGGCGAACACCTCCGAGTGGGGCGCGCCGATGCGGGCGCAGGCCAGCATCGTGACCGGCAGCGCCGGCAGCATCGGGAGGTGACAGGTGACGACATCGTCCTCCTCGACGCCCACGTCGCGCAGCGACGCGGCGGCCGCGTTGACGCGGTTGTACAGGTCCTGGTAGGTGATCGTCTCGCGTTCCTCGCTGTCGGTGCCTTCCCAGATGAACGCCGCCTGATTCTTGCGCTCGTCGAGGTGGCGGTCGATGCAGTTGTACGAGGCGTTGAGTTGGCCGCCGGAGAACCACTCGTAGAACGGTGGGTTCGAGTCGTCGAGCACCTCGTCCCAGTGTTCGTCCCAGTCGAGGAGTTCGGCGTACTCCTCGAAGGCCTCGGGGTAGTTCTCGTCGAAGCGGTCGTAGATGTCGGGGTCGCTGACGTTGGCCTGGCCGACGAACTCCGTCGGCGGCCGGAAGTACTCCTGTTCGGTCAGCCGCGATTCGAGGGGGGAACCCTCCTCGGACATGGTTATCGACCCCTCCGTGTGACCCGTCGCGACCGGTGGCAGTCACGCTGTGACATGGTTCACTTTCGATATCACCCAGGAGACTCTTAAGCCAACCGTCTAACTGTCTATGACGACCCGTGACACGGGGCCAGCGGACCGCCCGACGGGTCGGTGACGTTCGCGGCCCGTGTCGTCCGGCCGACCTGTCACTCGTCGTCGAAGAAGGCGGTGAGCAGTTTCTGCTGGGCCTTCCGGAGGTGGTTGTGGAGCGTCGGCGAGGAGACGCCGATGGAGTCGGCGAGTTCCTCGGCGGTCGACCCGCGGGGCCACTCGAAATAGCCCGCCAGATACGCGGCCCGCAGGACCGACTGCTGTTTGTCGGTCAGGTCGTCCTCCAGCGAGCGGCGGAAGCCGTCGGTCGTCTGGACGGGCCGCTCGACCTCGTGTTTCGAGAACAGCGTCGACTCGGAGAAGGCCGACTGGAAGCCGTTGAAGACGGTCCGAACGTCCGTCTCGGTGGTGAACTCGGCGGTGACGCGCTGGGCGCCGTCCTCGACAGTGAACTCGGTGACGTGACCGCCCAGTTCCGTCAGCGTCGTCGCGGGCTCCTCGCCGGCGACGACGAACTCGACGAGGTAGCGCTCGCCGTAGTCGCGGATCAGCCGGGCGTTCTCGATGCCGTCGGCGTCGGCCGCGAAGTCGACGACCGCCTCGGGAGAGGCGCCACGCATCGTCACGAAGTACAGCAGGCTCCCGCCCTCGCCGGGGACGAGCCCCTGGAGCTCGAACGCCGCGTCGAGGGCCCGGCTGGCCCCGACGAAGAAGGCGCGGTCGCTCTCGACGCGGAACTCCAGCTCGGTGACGCTGTCGGCCAGCAGGAGGTTCCGCCGCTTGATGTCGGTGATCGCCTGGCCGACCTGCCAGCCGACGCTGCCCAGCAGCTCGCGCTCGTCGCTCCCGAAGGCGTCCTCGTCGGTCGCGCCCAGCGCGAGCAGCCCGTGGGTCGTGTCGCCGTAGGTGATCGGGACGACGGCGACGGCGTCGACGCTCGGCCCGTCGCCGTCCGTCTCGATCGGGCGAAGCGGCGCCTCGCGTTCGCCGGTCGGGAGCGTGCGGACTTCGCCCGGCTGGTCGGCGGCGACGCCGTGGACGTCCACGTCGTCGGTCGCGGTCTCGGCCAGCGTCTCCGCGGTCGCCTCGTCGATCCCGGTCCAGGCCGTCGAGACGACGCCCCGGTCGCCGGTCGCCGAGCCGACCCACGCGAACTCGTAGCTGTCGGTCGCGGCCAGCCGGTCGCAGACCCGCGAGGCGACCTCCGTCCGCTTCGAGGCCGCCGCGAGCACCGCCGCGACCGCTCCGAGCGCCCCGATCGTGTCCGCCACGCGGGCGGGGACCGACCCACCGGCCGGTGTCGTCCCGGTCCCGTCGGCGCCCGCGGGAGCGGACCCGTCCGCACCGTCGTCCACGGCGAGGTCGCCGCGCCCGTTCGAACCCGCCGACGCGTTCGGACCGTCGGAGGTCGGGCGCCGGCCGTTCGCGTCCGCGCGTTCGGCCGGTTCACCGACGCGCTCGGCGCTCGCCTCGCGCTCGACGAAGACGGCGATGCGGCGGCCTCGCCGCGCCGAGTCGCCGTTCAGCGGCGCCGCGACCCGGACGACCGGTACCGGGTCGCCGTCCGGACCGGCCAACCGAACTCGCGTCGGACCGCTCGACCCCGCCGGGGGGTGAGCGTCGCCGTGATAGAGCGCGGTGGCGGGGCCGCCGACCAGGTCGTCGCCCGACCGCTCGGTCAGCGCCGCGAGGCCGTCGTTGGCGAACGCGACGGCGCCGTCGGCGTCGGTGACGACGACGGGGAGGTCGGCGCTCGCGAGCGCGCGTCCGAGGTCCGCCGGCGCCCACTCGGCGGTCGGGCCACCCAGCCCCGCCCGTTCGAACGCGTCCAGGACGGTCTCGATCCCGACCGGGTCGAGGTGCCGGCAGAGCGCGTCCAGCCCGTCCCAGGGACCGATCGCGAGGACGACCCGCGGGTCGAGGCCCGCCTCGTGGACGAGCCGGCGGGCGTAGTACCCCCGGAGGTCGGTCGAGGAGACGGTCCGCAGCCGGTCGTCGCCGCTCCGCTCGGCCGCCCGCTCGCCGACCTCCCCGACGACCATCTGGATCCGCCGCGGCGTCACGGCGACGACCCGCTCGTCGCCGCCGATCCCCCGCTCGTTCACGTACCGCTCGACGGCCGAGCGCACGTCCGCCGGGACGTAGGCGTCCCTGACGGCGTCGCCCTCGTCGTCCACGACCGTCAGGAGGTGGTGGGTCCCCGCGCGCGTCGACACCGCCCGGAAGTCGTCGGGGCGGACCCGCGCCACTTCCGTCGGGCTGAGGCCGACCTCGCCGCAGAGACGGACCACGACCGACTCCCGGTAGGTCGTCGCCGCCCGCCGCAGCCGCTCGTAGGCCGCGGTCGGCAGCGGTTCGGCGGCGGCGTCGGTTTCCCTGGCACGCTGTCCCATGATGTGCGTTTCGCGGAAACGGCCGCTTGCGAAATAAAAGTTCGCCAGTGTGGCGGTTCAGTATCGGATTCGATAGCAAACAGTCGCCAGTCAGCGCCTTCGGAGCGTTGAGCGGTTTCGCGGACGATACGTGCGGCGAAACAGACGGGGATCGGCGGGGCGCTCACTCGCGGTCGAGCGCGGAGCGGATCTCGCCGACGATCTCGGGGTTGCGGAGCGCGCTGGTGTCGCCGAGTTCGTCGTCGTCGGCGATGTCCTTGAGCAGGCGGCGCATCAGCTTGCCCGAGCGGGTCTTCGGGAGTTCGGGGGTAAACACGAACGTCTCGGGGACTGCGAAGGCCCCGATCGAGCGCTCGACGTTGTCGGTGATGCGCTCGCGCAGGTCCCGTTCGGCCTCGTGGCTGTCGTCGGTGCTGACGAACGCGAAGATGGAGCTGTCGCTGCCGTCGCGCACGTCGACGATTGCCGCCTCGGCGACGCCGGGCACGTCGGCGATGGCGCGTTCGAGTTCGGTCGTCCCGAGGCGGTGGTTGCCGACGGTGACGGTGTCGTCGATGCGGCCGAGGACGGTGACGTAGCCGTCGTCGTCGATGCGAGCGATGTCCTCGGTGGCGTAGCGCCACTCGTCGGCCCGGTCGTCGCCGTCCAGGCTCAGGGGCATGCCGGGCCAGGGCTTCGTGACGGCGAGGCGTCCGCCCTCCGCCGCCGTCGTCTCCTCGCCGTTCGGGCCGACCACCGCCACGTCGATGCCCGGCAGCGGCGGTCCGGTCGAACCCGGCTTCATCCGGTCGACCCCGGGAAGCGTCGACAGCAGGATGGCCCCGGTCTCGGTCTGCCACCACGTGTCGACGATGGGGCACTCCCCGCCGCCGACGTGTTCGTAGTACCACCACCAGGCGCTGGGGTTGAGCGGTTCGCCGACCGACCCGAGCAGGCGCAGGCTCGACAGGTCGTGCGAGTCGGGGTGCTCGGCGCCCCACTTCATGAACGCGCGGATGGCCGTCGGCGCCGTGTAGAACACGTCGACGGCGTTGCGCTCGATGAGCTCCCACACGCGGTCCTTCTCGGGGTGGTCGGGCGTCCCCTCGTAGAGCATCGTCGTCGTCCCCAGCGAGAGGGGGCCGTACACGAGATAGGTGTGGCCGGTGATCCACCCGATGTCGGCCGAACACCAGTAGGTGTCCGCGGGTTCGAGGTCGAGCACGGCGTGGCTCGTCCACGTCGCGTGGGCGAGATAGCCGCCCGTCGTGTGGCGCACCTCCGTCGGCTCGCCGGTCGTCCCCGAGGTGTAGATGAGAAAGAGCGGGTCGTTGGCGGCCCGGGGGACGGGCTCGACCTCGGCGCCGCGGTGGGCGGCCAGCAGGTCGTCGTAGGCGCGGTCCGCCTCGCCCAGCTGGACGCTCTCGTCGTCCAGTCGCTCGACGACGACGGTCTCGGTCACCTCGTGGGGGACCGACAGGCAGGCGTTGTCGGCCTTGTTCTTCTGGTGGATGGCGTTGCCCCGCCGGTAGTAGCCGTCGCAGGTGACCAGATACTCGGAGTCGGCCCGCTCCATGCGCTCGGCCAGCGCCGCCGCGGAGAAGCCGGCGAACACGACGTTGTGCGGCGCGCCGATGCGGGCGCAGGCCAGCATCGCGATCGGCAACTCGGGGATCGCCGGCATGTACAGCGTCACCACGTCGCCCTCGCCGATACCCAGCGACCGGAGGGCGGCGGCGAACTCGTTGACCTCGTGATAGAGGTCGAGGTAGGTGTAGGTCCGTCGCTCGCCGCGCTTGCCGATCCACTTGATCGCCGCCTGGGTCTTGCGGTCGTCGAGGTGGCGGTCGACGCAGTCGACCGAGGCGTTCAGCTCCCCGCCCGGGAACCACCGGCGGTCGCCGCCCGCCGCCTCGAACGTCGTCTCCGGCGGCTCGCTCCAGTCGAGCATCTCGCCGGCCCGCGCCCAGCAGTCGGGCCATTCGCCCTCCAACGCCGCCGCGTCCGCCGCCGAGACGTTGGCCTGCTCGGCGAACGCCGCCGACGGGTCGACCCCGTCCCGGTCGCGCGGGTTGGTCTCGACGACCGACTCGTCGTCCATCCCGTGTGACTGGCGCGGGCAACGACATAAATGATCCGTGCGCTCTCGCCGGACCGCCCGTTCTCGGCCTCGCCGCCGTCGCTCGACCGGTGCGAGCCGCCGGCCCGGTCGCACCTCTACGGTCCGCGTTCGTCCCGGCTCGTCCGCCGCGAGTCGCGGGGGTCCCACGCCTGGCTCCCGCCGTCCACCGGGTTTTCGCGGCCGGAACAAAGACCCGATCTTCCCGTTCAGATGGCCGAGAGAGGGGGATTCCGTTATTCGAATCGATAATTCATGCCGTATATTTATGTAGGAAATCGTCGTTGGCACGGACAGATGACCGAGCGCTCACAGGAGTCGATACTCCGTCGCCTCCGGGACCGGGTCGGCGGCGGGAGCGACGAGCCGCGGGCCGAGCCGGACG
The window above is part of the Halosimplex rubrum genome. Proteins encoded here:
- a CDS encoding sugar phosphate isomerase/epimerase family protein; translation: MVRTAINLYSVRDLDLPMAEILDRCAAAGYDGVQFSGGFGGLSADELADHLDDLGLDVTAAHVDVGEMESDPAEVVEFHETVGADGAVVPWLGPEHFESREATLETADRVDAIAADLLDRGFDLHYHNHDHEFVDFDDTTGFEVFADRTDALLEPDVGWIETAGHDPVEIVERYGDSVEIVHMKDMADGEFCEIGDGDVDMQACADAAREVDAEWLVYEHDEPADPAASIDTGAEFLAEL
- the acs gene encoding acetate--CoA ligase, giving the protein MSEEGSPLESRLTEQEYFRPPTEFVGQANVSDPDIYDRFDENYPEAFEEYAELLDWDEHWDEVLDDSNPPFYEWFSGGQLNASYNCIDRHLDERKNQAAFIWEGTDSEERETITYQDLYNRVNAAAASLRDVGVEEDDVVTCHLPMLPALPVTMLACARIGAPHSEVFAGFSAQALADRIDDADSDVVVTCDGYYRRGEFLNHKEKCDEALELAESDVDSVVLWTRHDELHEDVEIDGDDPYVLADDLLADNERARVDPVSRDAEDPLFLMYTSGTTGQPKGCQHRTGGYMSYVTATSKYVLDIEPEDTYWCAADIGWITGHSYIVYGPLALGTTSVMYEDTPDHPHKGRIWEIAERYDVDIFHTSPTAVRMFMKWGAEHVDEYDFDFRHMTTVGEPIQPEAWLWYYKHIGDEDAVIVDTWWQTETGGHLITNLPALKDMKPGSAGLPAPGIQPALYDDGGEPMEPATGKAGNLVIEKPWPGMLQTVYGNDERFIEEYWQDFSDTDSDDPEDWVYKAGDGAVHEDDGYFRVLGRLDDVMNVAGHRLGTMELESAVSEVQDVAEAAVAARDHDEKGEVPDVYVVVREGVSASNEEVRDRIIEAVEDEIGKFARPDRVVFVEDLPKTRSGKIMRRLLENISNGDELGNTTTLRDPSVPEDIRDQVHGDD
- a CDS encoding bacterio-opsin activator domain-containing protein, with product MGQRARETDAAAEPLPTAAYERLRRAATTYRESVVVRLCGEVGLSPTEVARVRPDDFRAVSTRAGTHHLLTVVDDEGDAVRDAYVPADVRSAVERYVNERGIGGDERVVAVTPRRIQMVVGEVGERAAERSGDDRLRTVSSTDLRGYYARRLVHEAGLDPRVVLAIGPWDGLDALCRHLDPVGIETVLDAFERAGLGGPTAEWAPADLGRALASADLPVVVTDADGAVAFANDGLAALTERSGDDLVGGPATALYHGDAHPPAGSSGPTRVRLAGPDGDPVPVVRVAAPLNGDSARRGRRIAVFVEREASAERVGEPAERADANGRRPTSDGPNASAGSNGRGDLAVDDGADGSAPAGADGTGTTPAGGSVPARVADTIGALGAVAAVLAAASKRTEVASRVCDRLAATDSYEFAWVGSATGDRGVVSTAWTGIDEATAETLAETATDDVDVHGVAADQPGEVRTLPTGEREAPLRPIETDGDGPSVDAVAVVPITYGDTTHGLLALGATDEDAFGSDERELLGSVGWQVGQAITDIKRRNLLLADSVTELEFRVESDRAFFVGASRALDAAFELQGLVPGEGGSLLYFVTMRGASPEAVVDFAADADGIENARLIRDYGERYLVEFVVAGEEPATTLTELGGHVTEFTVEDGAQRVTAEFTTETDVRTVFNGFQSAFSESTLFSKHEVERPVQTTDGFRRSLEDDLTDKQQSVLRAAYLAGYFEWPRGSTAEELADSIGVSSPTLHNHLRKAQQKLLTAFFDDE
- a CDS encoding acetate--CoA ligase; this encodes MDDESVVETNPRDRDGVDPSAAFAEQANVSAADAAALEGEWPDCWARAGEMLDWSEPPETTFEAAGGDRRWFPGGELNASVDCVDRHLDDRKTQAAIKWIGKRGERRTYTYLDLYHEVNEFAAALRSLGIGEGDVVTLYMPAIPELPIAMLACARIGAPHNVVFAGFSAAALAERMERADSEYLVTCDGYYRRGNAIHQKNKADNACLSVPHEVTETVVVERLDDESVQLGEADRAYDDLLAAHRGAEVEPVPRAANDPLFLIYTSGTTGEPTEVRHTTGGYLAHATWTSHAVLDLEPADTYWCSADIGWITGHTYLVYGPLSLGTTTMLYEGTPDHPEKDRVWELIERNAVDVFYTAPTAIRAFMKWGAEHPDSHDLSSLRLLGSVGEPLNPSAWWWYYEHVGGGECPIVDTWWQTETGAILLSTLPGVDRMKPGSTGPPLPGIDVAVVGPNGEETTAAEGGRLAVTKPWPGMPLSLDGDDRADEWRYATEDIARIDDDGYVTVLGRIDDTVTVGNHRLGTTELERAIADVPGVAEAAIVDVRDGSDSSIFAFVSTDDSHEAERDLRERITDNVERSIGAFAVPETFVFTPELPKTRSGKLMRRLLKDIADDDELGDTSALRNPEIVGEIRSALDRE